The Stenotrophomonas rhizophila genome has a window encoding:
- the cfa gene encoding cyclopropane fatty acyl phospholipid synthase, which produces MDVGLQRRVIELLHEADVTVDGDRPHDIHVHDPHFYARVIAHGSLGLGESYMDGQWDAESLDGFLLHLMQAHLDERVHGWRELGDALRARLFNLQAGGGNLEVGRRHYDLGNDLYGAMLGKRLVYSCGYWVDADDLDTAQEAKLDLICRKLGLRPGQRVLDIGCGWGEALKFAAERYGVSGVGITISQEQADYARELCAGLPIEIRLQDYHEVDERFDAIFSVGMFEHVGDKNYRSYFEMARRCLAADGLFLLHSIGSNLSRHRTDPWIARYIFPNSMLPSAAQITAAYEGLFVLEDWHSFGADYDRTLQAWRSNVEAAWPRLDPQRYDERFKRMWRFYLAGSMASFRCRHAQLWQLVLSPNGVPGGYVAPR; this is translated from the coding sequence GTGGACGTGGGGCTGCAACGACGGGTCATCGAGTTGCTGCATGAGGCGGACGTCACCGTTGACGGTGACCGTCCGCACGACATCCATGTACACGACCCGCACTTCTACGCGCGCGTGATCGCGCACGGGTCGCTCGGCCTGGGCGAAAGCTACATGGACGGGCAGTGGGACGCGGAATCGCTGGACGGGTTCCTGCTGCACCTGATGCAGGCGCACCTGGACGAACGCGTGCACGGCTGGCGCGAACTGGGTGACGCGCTCAGGGCCCGGCTGTTCAACCTGCAGGCCGGCGGCGGCAACCTCGAGGTGGGCCGTCGCCATTACGATCTGGGCAACGATCTTTACGGCGCGATGCTGGGCAAGCGGCTGGTCTACAGTTGTGGGTACTGGGTGGACGCGGACGATCTGGACACCGCGCAGGAAGCCAAGCTTGACCTGATCTGCCGTAAGCTCGGGCTACGCCCGGGCCAGCGCGTTCTCGACATCGGCTGCGGCTGGGGCGAGGCGCTGAAGTTCGCTGCCGAGCGCTACGGCGTCTCTGGCGTGGGCATCACCATCTCGCAGGAGCAGGCCGACTACGCGCGTGAGCTGTGCGCCGGGCTGCCGATCGAGATCCGCCTGCAGGACTACCACGAGGTGGACGAGCGCTTCGACGCGATCTTCTCGGTGGGCATGTTCGAGCACGTCGGCGACAAGAACTACCGCAGCTATTTCGAGATGGCGCGGCGTTGCCTGGCAGCGGACGGGTTGTTCCTGCTGCACAGCATCGGCAGCAATCTCTCGCGCCACCGCACCGACCCGTGGATCGCGCGCTACATCTTCCCCAACTCGATGCTGCCGTCGGCGGCGCAGATCACTGCCGCCTATGAAGGCCTGTTCGTGCTGGAGGACTGGCACAGTTTCGGCGCCGACTACGACCGCACGCTGCAGGCCTGGCGCAGCAACGTGGAGGCGGCTTGGCCACGGTTGGACCCGCAACGCTACGACGAACGCTTCAAGCGCATGTGGCGGTTCTACCTGGCCGGCTCGATGGCCAGCTTCCGCTGCCGGCACGCCCAGTTGTGGCAGCTGGTGCTGTCGCCGAACGGCGTGCCGGGCGGGTATGTCGCACCGAGGTGA
- a CDS encoding DUF3298 and DUF4163 domain-containing protein has translation MNIAGNRRALRTGALALAVGLVLLAGCKREADTAVAPATDATTAQPDTTAPQAAVEAPLELRDVIENTPQAVVGISYPQDVNRFPGLAKALSDYATAARAELQQAVDGLGNDKPTMPYELSLSFEKVLETPQLVVISADGSRYTGGAHGEPLVARFVWLPETQSMLTADKLIADTKGWGVVSDYIADQLKERVATRLSSEDMDPGQLQESLRSASRMIADGTGASAENFSQFQPMTDPNGLITAVRFVFPPYQVGPYSDGTQTVDVPAAVLAPHVAPAYAGLFAKG, from the coding sequence ATGAACATCGCAGGAAACCGCCGCGCGCTGCGTACCGGCGCGCTGGCGTTGGCCGTGGGTCTGGTGCTGCTGGCAGGCTGCAAGCGCGAGGCGGATACCGCCGTCGCACCGGCAACCGACGCCACCACCGCACAGCCGGACACCACCGCGCCGCAGGCCGCCGTCGAGGCGCCGCTGGAGCTGCGTGACGTCATAGAAAACACCCCGCAGGCGGTGGTGGGCATCAGCTACCCGCAGGACGTGAACCGCTTCCCCGGACTGGCCAAGGCGCTGTCGGACTACGCCACGGCGGCGCGCGCTGAACTGCAGCAGGCCGTGGACGGCCTGGGCAACGACAAGCCGACCATGCCCTACGAGCTGTCGCTGAGTTTCGAAAAGGTGCTGGAGACCCCGCAGCTGGTGGTGATCAGCGCCGACGGCAGCCGTTATACCGGCGGTGCCCATGGCGAACCGCTGGTGGCGCGTTTTGTGTGGCTGCCGGAAACGCAGTCGATGCTCACCGCCGACAAGCTGATTGCCGACACCAAGGGCTGGGGCGTGGTCAGCGACTACATCGCCGACCAGCTCAAGGAGCGCGTGGCGACCCGGCTGAGCAGCGAGGACATGGACCCGGGCCAGCTGCAGGAATCGCTGCGCAGCGCCAGCCGCATGATCGCCGACGGCACCGGGGCCAGCGCCGAGAATTTCAGCCAGTTCCAGCCGATGACCGACCCGAACGGGCTGATCACCGCGGTGCGGTTCGTGTTCCCGCCGTACCAGGTGGGCCCGTACTCGGATGGCACCCAGACCGTGGACGTGCCGGCCGCCGTGCTGGCACCGCACGTGGCCCCGGCCTACGCCGGGCTGTTCGCCAAGGGCTAG
- a CDS encoding rhomboid family intramembrane serine protease yields MTPVNLLLIAITVLVSWMAFRNRALADRLILWPPAVDRKRQYDRLVTYGFIHADLAHLAFNMITLFFFGGQIESVMVNLTGSYLTYPAFYLGALVVSILPSYLKNQKNPNYMSLGASGAVSAVLFAFILISPWSIIFVFFIPAPAIIYAAFYVGYSIWMDRKGGDRINHSAHLAGAAFGVIFMLAMRPAIFDHFLRELSNPRFSLGG; encoded by the coding sequence ATGACCCCCGTGAACCTGCTGCTGATCGCCATCACCGTTCTGGTCTCCTGGATGGCGTTCAGGAACCGCGCGCTGGCCGACCGCCTGATCCTGTGGCCGCCGGCGGTGGACCGCAAGCGCCAGTACGACCGCCTGGTGACCTACGGGTTCATCCACGCGGACCTGGCGCACCTGGCGTTCAACATGATCACGCTGTTCTTCTTCGGCGGCCAGATCGAGTCGGTGATGGTCAACCTCACCGGCAGCTACCTCACGTACCCGGCGTTCTACCTGGGTGCGCTGGTGGTGTCGATCCTGCCCAGCTACCTGAAGAACCAGAAAAACCCGAACTACATGAGCCTGGGCGCGTCGGGCGCGGTGTCGGCGGTGCTGTTCGCCTTCATCCTGATCAGCCCGTGGAGCATCATCTTCGTGTTCTTCATCCCGGCGCCGGCGATCATCTATGCCGCGTTCTACGTCGGCTACAGCATCTGGATGGACCGCAAGGGCGGTGACCGCATCAACCACAGCGCGCACCTGGCCGGTGCCGCGTTCGGCGTGATCTTCATGCTGGCGATGCGCCCGGCGATCTTCGACCACTTCCTGCGCGAGTTGAGCAACCCGCGCTTCAGCCTGGGCGGCTAG
- a CDS encoding GNAT family N-acetyltransferase, producing MASVTPPGLAYEVEHDLARHRFQARIQGYLALLDYQIKRKRMVITHTEVPEAIAGRGIAGELTKVALRYARDNKYKVVPACAYAELFFQRHTEYDDLLAE from the coding sequence ATGGCTTCGGTCACCCCGCCCGGATTGGCGTACGAGGTGGAGCACGATCTGGCCCGCCACCGGTTCCAGGCCCGGATCCAGGGGTATCTGGCGCTGCTGGATTACCAGATCAAGCGGAAGCGGATGGTCATTACCCATACCGAGGTGCCCGAGGCCATTGCCGGCCGGGGCATCGCCGGGGAGCTGACCAAGGTCGCGCTGCGCTACGCGCGCGACAACAAGTACAAGGTGGTGCCGGCGTGTGCCTACGCCGAGCTGTTCTTCCAACGGCACACCGAGTACGACGACCTGCTGGCGGAATAG
- a CDS encoding M3 family metallopeptidase yields the protein MTTRLALAVAVTLGLALPAYSAVAAAPAAASAQQANPFFADSTLPLHYPQFDKIKDSDFAPAFDAGMAQQLKEVEAIANNKAKPTFDNTLIALEKSGDTLDRATTVFFSLVGADTNDARKKLQADYSAKFAAHSDAIALNGKLFARIQALNDTRTQLGLDAEGVRLVEKYYESYVRAGAKLNDADKTKLKEMNAELANLGTKFSQNVQNEVNASAVIVDDVKQLDGLSAEQIAAASEAAKARKLDGKYVIALLNTTGQPPLTNLANRDLRKKIYDASVTRGSRGGEFDNTALVARIMQLRADKAKLMGFENFAAYNLTNQTAKTPEAVNAMLGQLAPAAVANAKREAADLQAMIDKEQKAAGKKSFQLEAWDWAYYSEKVRQAKYNFDESQLKPYFELKNVLENGVFFAANQEYGLTFKQRTDLPVYHDDVTVYDVFDADGSQLAIFIFDPYARASKRGGAWMNSYVSQSKLTGFKPVVANHLNIPKPPAGQPTLLTWDEVTTTFHEFGHALHGMFSNVKYPYFSGTSVPRDFVEFPSQVNEMWSDNPLILKNYAKHYQNGTAMPQALLDKVIAAAKFNQGFATTEYLGAAMLDQRWHQIGPDQVPAAKDVMAFERAALEKDGIYYAPVPPRYKTPYFSHIMGGYSAGYYAYIWSEVLDANTQKWFRDNGGLSRKNGDHFRATLLSKGGSVDAMQLFRDFAGHEPQIEPLLEKRGLVPEKK from the coding sequence TTGACCACCCGCCTTGCCCTTGCCGTCGCCGTGACCCTCGGCCTTGCCCTGCCCGCCTATTCCGCCGTTGCCGCTGCTCCCGCGGCCGCCAGCGCCCAGCAGGCCAACCCGTTCTTCGCCGACAGCACCCTGCCGCTGCACTACCCGCAGTTCGACAAGATCAAGGACAGCGACTTCGCCCCCGCCTTCGATGCCGGCATGGCCCAGCAGCTGAAGGAAGTGGAGGCCATCGCCAACAACAAGGCCAAGCCGACCTTCGACAACACCCTCATCGCCCTGGAAAAGAGCGGTGACACCCTCGACCGTGCGACCACCGTGTTCTTCAGCCTGGTCGGCGCCGACACCAACGATGCGCGCAAGAAGCTGCAGGCCGATTACTCGGCAAAGTTCGCCGCGCACAGCGATGCGATCGCGCTGAACGGCAAGCTGTTCGCCCGCATCCAGGCCCTGAATGACACCCGCACCCAGCTCGGCCTGGACGCCGAAGGCGTGCGTCTGGTCGAGAAGTACTACGAGAGCTACGTGCGCGCCGGCGCCAAGCTCAATGACGCCGACAAGACCAAGCTCAAGGAAATGAACGCCGAGCTGGCCAACCTGGGCACCAAGTTCAGCCAGAATGTGCAGAACGAAGTGAACGCCTCGGCCGTGATCGTCGACGACGTCAAGCAGCTGGACGGCCTGTCGGCCGAACAGATCGCTGCCGCCTCCGAAGCGGCCAAGGCCCGCAAGCTGGACGGCAAGTACGTCATCGCCCTGCTCAACACCACCGGCCAGCCGCCGCTGACCAACCTGGCCAACCGCGACCTGCGCAAGAAGATCTACGATGCCTCGGTCACCCGTGGCAGCCGCGGTGGCGAGTTCGACAACACCGCGCTGGTCGCGCGCATCATGCAGCTGCGCGCCGACAAGGCCAAGCTGATGGGCTTCGAGAACTTCGCTGCCTACAACCTGACCAACCAGACCGCCAAGACCCCCGAAGCGGTCAACGCCATGCTCGGCCAGCTCGCCCCGGCTGCGGTCGCCAACGCCAAGCGCGAAGCGGCCGACCTGCAGGCGATGATCGACAAGGAACAGAAGGCCGCCGGCAAGAAGAGCTTCCAGCTCGAGGCATGGGACTGGGCCTACTACAGCGAGAAGGTGCGTCAGGCCAAGTACAACTTCGACGAATCCCAGCTCAAGCCGTACTTCGAGCTGAAGAACGTGCTGGAAAACGGCGTGTTCTTCGCCGCCAACCAGGAATACGGCCTGACCTTCAAGCAGCGCACCGACCTGCCGGTCTACCACGACGACGTGACCGTCTACGACGTGTTCGACGCCGATGGCAGCCAGCTGGCGATCTTCATCTTCGACCCGTACGCACGCGCGTCCAAGCGTGGCGGTGCGTGGATGAACTCCTATGTCTCGCAGTCCAAGCTGACCGGCTTCAAGCCGGTGGTGGCCAACCACCTCAACATTCCCAAGCCGCCGGCCGGCCAGCCGACCCTGCTGACCTGGGATGAAGTGACCACCACCTTCCACGAATTCGGCCACGCCCTGCACGGCATGTTCTCGAACGTGAAGTACCCCTACTTCTCGGGCACCTCGGTGCCGCGTGACTTCGTCGAGTTCCCCTCGCAGGTCAACGAGATGTGGTCGGACAACCCGCTCATCCTGAAGAACTACGCCAAGCACTACCAGAACGGCACCGCGATGCCGCAGGCGCTGCTGGACAAGGTGATCGCCGCGGCCAAGTTCAACCAGGGCTTTGCCACCACCGAGTACCTGGGTGCGGCCATGCTGGACCAGCGCTGGCACCAGATCGGCCCGGACCAGGTGCCGGCCGCCAAGGACGTGATGGCCTTCGAGCGCGCGGCGCTGGAGAAGGACGGCATCTACTACGCGCCGGTGCCGCCGCGCTACAAGACCCCGTACTTCAGCCACATCATGGGCGGCTACTCGGCCGGCTACTACGCCTACATCTGGTCGGAAGTGCTGGACGCCAACACCCAGAAGTGGTTCCGCGACAACGGCGGCCTGAGCCGCAAGAACGGCGACCACTTCCGCGCTACCCTGCTCTCCAAGGGCGGCAGCGTGGATGCCATGCAGCTGTTCCGCGATTTCGCCGGCCACGAACCGCAGATCGAGCCGCTGCTGGAAAAGCGTGGGCTGGTTCCGGAAAAGAAGTAA